The Catharus ustulatus isolate bCatUst1 chromosome 35, bCatUst1.pri.v2, whole genome shotgun sequence nucleotide sequence CAAGGCCTACGCGGCGCCACAGAGCCTGGTGCGGCACCGGCGAGCCCACGGCGCGCCAGGCGTGGCCGCCGGCGCaggtgagcggggctgggagaaggggtggatttatttctatttatttagtttttttaaaaattatttttattttttaaaatttatttttattttttaaaatttatatttatttatttatttatttatttgattattatttgttttaattatgatttattttaattatttttaaaaataattatttttaataattataattttaacaataaaatttatcatttataattttaacaataataattgaaattttaattactcaaaaaataactttaaaaattttacttaattgttcaatatttatttaattattttatttatttttcgtaattgaagatttttttatttacagtaatttaataCTTAAAGTGTTATTTTACAGCagtttattatttaatttaatttttttttttgcagtgatttatttgttgtttaatgcattaggttttttttttattttaatttgttatttcAAATGTTATTTCGTTTGTgagttgggaatttttttttaccactaatttttgtgttatttaggatgttattttttttaacaccatCTTATTATTTCAAACAcggatttatttttttacaacaatttattcataatttaaaacgtttaattttttcatagcaatttatttaaattatgttaaaaCGTTTATTGTGTTTAAATGATGCAGCGACTTGCATGTGTGCTTAATATATACCagaattaatataatataatgtaagacaatataatgtaatataatataatgcaatataatacaatataatacaataaaataaacgtaatataatgtaatgtaaaTTATAACATAATATAATATGACATAATacaatgtaatataatataatgcaATATAATGCAATACAATAtaacaaaataaacataatGTAACATAAATTATAAcacaatataatataatacaatatagTGTAATATGATATAATgcaatgtaatacaatataattgaatataacaaaataaacataatGCAACATAAATTATAACAGAATAGAATATAATACAGTATAGTGTAATATGATATAATGCAATATAATTCAAtgtaacaaaataaatataatgtaACATAAATTACAACATAATacaatataatgtaatataatataatataaaacaatataatacaatataacAAAATAGATACAATATAATGTAACATAAATTATAACTTAATACAATATAATGCAgtataatataatacaatacTTACAAAtctaattataaaataaatacagagtCATAAATCTCAACTAACAATTTAAATTCataacttttaaaacaaaccttAACCATGTATTTATTCACAAAATTTTCtcaccaaattttttttttttttttctccttgcaggccccctgccccccctccccccctccctcctcctcctcctcctcgtcctcgTCGCGCTCGTTCCCCTGCGGGCTCTGCGGCCGCTCCTTCGGCCGCCGCGAGTCGCTGCGGCGCCACGAGCGCATCCACACCGGGGAGAAGCCGCACGAGTGCGCCGTGTGCGGGAAGCGCTTCCGCGAGTCCTTCCACCTGCGCAAGCACCGCGTGGTGCACACGCGCGAGCGGCCCTACCGCTGCGAGCTCTGCGGCAAGGCCTTCGGCTACCCGCAGAGCCTGACGCGGCACCGCCAGGTTCACCGCGCCGCCGCGCCGCCAACACCACCGCCGGCGCAACCGGGGCTGGGCTGCGGCTCCTGCGGGCAGCGCTTCCCCGACCTGCTGCGCGCCGTGGCCGCCAAGGACGGcgccgcggcgaccgagcgGCAGCACGGCTGCGACGGCTGCGGGCAGGTGTTCGGCTTCCTGGAGAACCTGGTGTGGCACCGCCTGGTGCACCCCGCGGCGCCCGGCCCGGAGCCCGGCGCGGCCGAggagccgccggggccgccgcgcGCGCCGCGCTTCGCCTGCGCCACCTGCGGCCGCAGCTTCAAGCGTTTCCTGGCGCTGGTCACCCACAGGTACGTGCACCTGGCCGGAGCGCGGCCGCCCTCCTGCGCCGCCTGCGGCCGGCGCTGCGCCGGcgccctggagctgctgcggCACCGGCGCCGCCACCTGCGCCTCCGCCCGGCGCCGTGCGCCGCCTGCGGCCGCAAGTTCTGGGCGGCGCCGCTGCtccgccgccaccgccgctgctgccccgcccggcgccgcccgCTGCGCTGCCGCACCTGCGGCCGCTCCTTCCCGCGCGCCGCCGCGCTGCGCCGCCACCGGGCCGGCCACCGCCCGCCGCGCTGCCCGCTCTGCGCCCGCCGCTTCGCCCACGCCGCCGGGCTGGCCGAGCACCGGCGCCGGCACGGGCGGGCGCGGCCGCGGCGCTGCCGCACCTGCGGGAAGGCGTTCCGCTTCCGCTCCAACCTGCTGGAGCACCGGCGCGCGCACCTGGGCGAGGCCGTGTACCGCTGCGAGCGCTGCGGCAAGAGCTTCCACTACCTGGGCTCCATCGCGCGGCATCTGCGCGCGCACCGCCGGCGCCGCCGCGGGGCCCGGCAGCGCGGGAGGGgcctgggagggcaggggggagcGGAGGGGACGGGGACGGGGCAGTGAGGGGGGGGGACGGGAGTGGGGACGGTCAGGGATGGTGCGGCGCGGCCGGAAATGGTTAGACCTGGCCTGGAATGCTTAAAGCTGGACTGGAATGGTTAAACCTGGCCTAAAATGGATAGTCCTGGCTTGAAATGGTTAAACCTGGTCCAGAATAGGTCAATCCTGGCCTGAAATGGTTAAACCTGGTCTGGAATGGTCAATCCTGGCCTGAAATGGTCAATTCTGGCCTAAAATGGATAGTCCTGGCCTAAAATGGATAATCCTGGCATAGAATGGTTAAACCTGGCCTGGAATGGTTAAGCCTGGACTGAAATGGTTAAACCTGGTCTGGAATGGTTAAACCTGGCCTGGAATGGTTAAACCTAGCCTGGAATGGTTAAATCTGGCCTGAAATGGTCAATCCTGACCTGCAATGGTCAATCCTGGCCTAAAATGGATGATCCTGGCCTGAAATGGTTAATCCAGGTCTAAAATCGATAGTCCTGGCTTAAAATGGATAGTCCTGGCCTAAAATGGATAGTCCTGGCCTAAAAATGGTTAAACCCAGCCTAAAATGGATAGTCCTGGCCAAAAATGGTTAAACTTGATCTGAAATGGTCAATCCTTGCCTAAAATGGATAGTCCTGTCCTGAAATGGTCAATCCTGGCCTGAAATGGTCAATCCTGGCCCAAAATAGGTCAATCCTGGCCAAAAATGGTCAATTCTGGCCTAAAACGGGTCATCCGGGCCTAAAAGGGATAATCCTGGTTTAAAATGAATAATCCAGGCCCAAACAACCAATCCTGGCCTAAAAATGGCCGATCCAGGCCCAAAATAGCCAATCCTGGGTTAAAAATGGCCAATCCAGGCCCAGAGTGGCCAATCCAGGCCCAGAGTGGCCACCAAGGCCTCTCCAGCCCCCCCCAAGCCGCTCCCGCTGGACATCTGGACTCAGCCCCGGCCGGACACTCGGGACCCCCCCCGGTGACCCcgaatccccaaaattccaaaaccTCGGCGCTcgcggcccctcccccaccccggggggtgctgggatggggagaggggcggggcaggggtgggggaggggccacGGCCGCGCTGTACGGAGGGGACCGGAATAAACCGGGAAAAAAACGgaataaaccaggaaaaaaccAGAGCAAACCGGAATGAGCCAGAACGAACTGGACTGAACCGGAATGAACTggaataaaccagaaaaaaaaaatggattgaACCGGAGCAAACCGGCATGAACTGGAACGAACCAGAAAAAAGCGGAACGAACCGgaataaaccaggaaaaaatggaataaaccGGAATAAACCAGACTGAACCGGTATGAACCAGAAGTtcaggtgggggaggggcggttTGGGGGTCACTGATGGCCTGAGGGCGTTGGGGaaggggtcaggggtcagtggtcagtTAGGCAGAGGTCAGTTGGTCAGTGGGGGTCAGGGGTCATTGGTGATTTCCTCAGGGGTCATTGGTCATTTGGTCAGGGGTCAGTTGGTCAGTGGGAGTCATTGGTCATTTGGTCAGGGGTCAGTGGGGGTCAGTGGTCATTGGTCATTTGGTcaggggtcagtggtcagtggggGTCAGTGATCATTGGGTGATTTGGTCAGGGGTCAGTGGTCAGGCAGGGGTCACTTGGTcaggggtcagtggtcagtgcGGGTCAGGGGTCATTGGTCATTTGGTCAGGGGTCAGTGGGGGTCAGTGGTCATTGGTCATTTGGTCAGGAGTCATTTGGTCATTGGTCATTTGGTCAGGGGTCATTGGTCATTTGGTCAGGGGTCAGTTGGTCAGTGGGGGTCAGGGGTCATAtggtcccagtcccattttcacaggaatttcgggggatttttgggatatttaaattcagatttttttacccatttttgcCAGTTTTCACAGGAATTTCGTGGGTTTGAGGCAGgtgtaattttgattttttttacccatttttggcattttttgtaaaaatttcaggggatttttttgatatttaaattcagatttttttttgcccgGTTTTGGCATTTTTCACAGGAATTTCGGGGGGCTGGCTCCCTCCCCTGGGaacccccagggacccccccaaatttacccaaaaaaGGGGAGGAGCCCCCCAaagcatccccagcccccctccccattttgtgCTGATTAATAAAGAGCAATCAAGGATTAATTAATTGCAGATGGGGGGGGtttatttggggaggggggatttggggtggtgccagtgctggaggtgatgatgatggtgatgatggtggtgatgaaggtgatgaagaATGGggggctcctcctgcaggaaatttttggggtttttttgagaaaattcagcgttttttgggggaaattcatgggtttttttgggacaaaattttggagtttttgaaggagaaattcaggattttttggggtaaattcggggattttctgggaggaaattcaggtttttttggcaGGGGGATTCAGGGTTTTTAGGGGGAACTTCAGAGGTTTTTGTGGGGGGgatgtttggggggtttttggggggaattcaggggttttgggagaaaatttgggattttggggggtgaaagtttggtttttttgtggggggaattgagaggtttttgggggaaaattcaGGGTTTTGGGAAgatattcaggattttttgggaagatagtcaggattttctgggaagaaattcaggatttttggggaagaaattcAGGacttttgggaagaaatttagAGTTTTGGGAAGAAactcaggattttttggggaagaaattcatgattttttgggaagaaattcaggattttctgggaagaaattcaggattttctgggaagaaattcaggatttttgggggatttttggaggattgtttttgggatttttgggggtctctcaCCCTCAGGCCGCCGCCCCCTCGAATTTCTTCTTGCGCCCCTCCATGCCGCTCATGGCGTCCACGTTCTTGCGCCAGTCCCCGACCTCGTAGCTCTCCTGGGGGTCCCCAACGGCTCCGTTTTCCCTCACACTCCCTTTTACCCTCacaattcccacttttccctcacattcccattttccctcacatttcccactttttttcccttcatgattcccattttcccctcacatttccccccattttcccctcaaattttcccctcacatttccctcgctttcccctcatttttcccctcaaaattcccacattttttcccctcacatttcccattttcccctcatgttttctctcacatttttcccctcacatttcccccatttttcccctcacaattccccattttcccctcacgtttccccccatttttccctcacatttccccccatttccccctcaaattttcccctcacatttccctcaTTTTACCCTcgtttttcccctcaaaattcccacattttttcccctcacatttctcattttcccctcatgttttctctcacattttcccctcacatttcccattttcccctcacgtttccacccattttcccctcacatttcccctAATTTTgcccctcaaaattcccaccttttttccccctcacaattcccattttcccctcacattttaaccctcacatttccccccatttttccttcacatttccccccatttccccctcaaattttcccctcacatttccctcattttcccctcatttttcccctcaaaattcccaccctttttcccctcacaaattcccattttcccccctcactTTTTCCCTCACattccccctcacatttccccccatttcccccctcaaattttcccctcacatttcccattttcccctcacattttccctcacattttcccccatttttccctcactttGCCCCTCACAATTCCcaccttttttctcctcacaattccccatttccccctcatgttttcccccattttttcctcaaaattcccaccttttttcccctcacattttccaatcttttcccctcacatttcgTTCTTTTATCCTCACGTTTCCtgccatttttcccctcactttccTCCtcacaattcccatttccccctcacttttcccctcacattttcctccATCTTCCCCTcgtttttcccctcaaaattcccacatttttcccctcacatttcccattttcccctcatgttttctctcacattttcccctcacaattccccatttttcccctcacaattccccattttcccctcccatttcccctaatttttcccctcaaaattcccaccttttttccccctcacaattcccattttcccctcacattttaaccctcacatttccccccatttttccttcacatttccccccatttccccctcaaattttcccctcacatttccctcattttcccctcatttttcccctcaaaattcccacctttttttcccctcacaattcccattttccctctcacttttcccctcacatttcccattttcccctcatgttttcccctccttttcccctcacatttccccccatttttccctcactttCCCCCTCACAATTcccaccttttttcccctcacaattccccttttttctctcacattttccaatcttttcccctcacatttcattcttttatCCTCACGTTTCCtgccatttttcccctcactttttccctcacatttcccctcacaattccccatttcccccccatttttccctcacactttcccctcaaaattcccaccttttttcccctcacaattcccatttccccctcacttttcccctcacatttcccattttcccctcacatttccccccacttttcctctcatttttctcctcaaaattcccaccttttttcccctcacaattcccattttcccctcacatttcccctcacaattccccacattttccctcacattttccaatcttttcccctcacttttcccctcacatttcccatttccccctcatgtttcccctccttttcccctcacattttcccccattttctccccttttcccctcacattttccctcacgttttcccccattttcccctcactttccccctcaaaattcccaccatttttcccctcacgtttccccccattttcccctcacgtttccccccattttcccctcacatttccccatttcccccattttcccctcacatctccccttttcccctcacatttcccctcacttttcccctcaatttttccccttttcccccccattttccccgCTCACCTTCTCGGCGTCGTCCTTGCGCACCTGCCGCAGCCCGGCCCGCAGGTCGGTGCCCACGCGCGGTTTGGTGCCCAGCAGCGCCGCCATCATGGCGTCGGCCGACAGCCGCACGCGCCGCAGGTTGGGCCGCACGAAGCGCCCGGCGGCCACGCGGCGccgcagctcctccagctgtggGGACATTGTTGGGGACATtgttggggacatcggggacgGGATTTCCTCCCCTCACTGGGGGACATTTCCGTGAGTGTTGTCCCCACCTCGGCCACGTTCTTGCTGACGCGCGTCCCCATGTCGTAGCGCTCCTCGTCCACGCGCGCCACGCGGGCGTGCAGCTCCCggcacagctcctggaggggacagaggtggcaCCGGAGCGGCGGTGACACCCcggtgtgtccctggtgtgtccccagtgtccccccggCTGCGACTCTGGTGCCCCCcgccattttctcccctcacgtTTTTTCGCCATTTTCCCCTTTAGGATTCCCACACTTCTCCCCTCGCATTccctccatttttcccctcacaattGCTGCCATTTTCCCGTCAGATTTTACACCATTTCCCCATCACATTTCTCACaatttccccctcacatttcccccttttcccctcaaatttttaagcatttttccCTCATGTTTGCTGCCATTTTCCCTCTCACGtttcctccccattttcccctcacctttCCCACCATTTTCCCCTCAACTTTCCCGCCATTTTCCTCTCACATCGGCCGCCATTTTCCTCTCACATCGGTGgccattttcccttcacatcggccgccattttcccctcacatcggccgccattttcccttcacatcggccgccattttcccttcacattggccgccattttcccctcacatcgACGGCCATTTTCCATTCACATCTACCgccattttcccttcacatcggcggccattttcccttcacatcggccgccattttcccttcacatcggcggccattttcccctcacatctaccgccattttcccttcacatcggccgccattttcccttcacatcggcggccattttcccctcacatcggctgccattttcccctcacatcggccgccattttcccctcacatcggctgccattttcccctcacatcggccgccattttcccttcacatcggcggccattttcccctcacatcggccgccattttcccctcacatcggcggccattttcccttcacatcggccgccattttcccttcacatcggccgccattttcccttcacattggccgccattttcccttcacattggccgccattttcccttcacatcGGCGGCCATTTTACCTTCACATCGGCGGCCATTTTCCTCTCACATCGACGgccattttcccttcacatcGGTGGCCATTTTACCTTCACATCGGCCgcca carries:
- the TNNI3 gene encoding troponin I, cardiac muscle, coding for MEEQEEGEGPGETPQDPPPQPPPLRRKSSANYRSYAVEPHAKRKSKISASRKLQLKTLLLQRAKKDLEKEEQDRAAEKIRVLGELCPPLAELGGMGVTELQELCRELHARVARVDEERYDMGTRVSKNVAELEELRRRVAAGRFVRPNLRRVRLSADAMMAALLGTKPRVGTDLRAGLRQVRKDDAEKESYEVGDWRKNVDAMSGMEGRKKKFEGAAA